The Xiphophorus couchianus chromosome 5, X_couchianus-1.0, whole genome shotgun sequence genome includes a region encoding these proteins:
- the ube2kb gene encoding ubiquitin-conjugating enzyme E2Kb, producing the protein MANIAVQRIKREFKEVLKSEETSKNQIKVDLVDENFTELRGEIAGPPDTPYEGGRYQLEIKIPETYPFNPPKVRFITKIWHPNISSVTGAICLDILKDQWAAAMTLRTVLLSLQALLAAAEPDDPQDAVVANQYKQNPEMFKQTARLWSHVYGGAPVSSPDYTRKIDKLCAMGFDKNAVIAALSSKSWDVETATELLLSN; encoded by the exons ATGGCTAACATCGCGGTCCAAAGGATCAAGAGAGAGTTCAAAGAAGTTCTCAAAAGCGAGGAG ACAAGTAAAAACCAGATCAAAGTTGATCTGGTAGACGAGAACTTCACAGAACTGAGAGGTGAAATAGCAGGACCACCAGATACACCTTATGAAG gTGGCAGATATCAGcttgaaataaaaatcccagaaaCCTACCCATTTAACCCCCCAAAG GTGCGCTTCATCACAAAGATCTGGCATCCTAACATCAGCTCAGTGACCGGAGCAATATGTctggacattttaaaagaccAGTG GGCAGCTGCTATGACCCTGCGGACCGTGCTGTTGTCCCTACAGGCTCTTCTTGCTGCGGCAGAACCAGATGATCCACAAGATGCAGTAGTTGCAAACCAG TACAAGCAGAACCCAGAAATGTTCAAACAGACAGCAAGGCTGTGGTCACACGTCTACGGCGGCGCTCCGGTATCCAGTCCGGACTACACGCGAAAAATAGACAAACTCTGTGCCATGGGCTTCGATAAG AATGCAGTAATAGCGGCCTTGTCTTCAAAATCCTGGGACGTGGAAACGGCGACAGAACTTCTCCTCAGCAACTAG
- the smim14 gene encoding small integral membrane protein 14, producing the protein MAEGGFDPCECICTQEYAMRRLINLLRQSQSYCTDIECPQELPGPSGSVGGGGDLTLPMVLMGWVVVALVLFLLRPSSLRGARASGKPSGPHNSERREPPAPPVD; encoded by the exons ATGGCTGAAGGAGGCTTCGACCcgtgtgagtgcatctgcactCAGGAGTATGCTATGAGGCGCCTCATCAACCTG CTCAGGCAATCTCAGTCGTACTGTACTGACATCGAGTGTCCTCAGGAGC TGCCCGGACCCAGTGGGTCAGTGGGTGGAGGAGGTGACCTGACCCTGCCCATGGTCTTGATGGGGTGGGTGGTGGTGGCTCTGGTCTTGTTTTTGCTGCGCCCATCCAGCCTCAGAGGAGCCCGTGCTTCTGGCAAACCCTCTGGACCTCACAAT AGTGAAAGAAGGGAGCCCCCAGCACCACCAGTGGACTAA